Proteins encoded together in one Balearica regulorum gibbericeps isolate bBalReg1 chromosome 3, bBalReg1.pri, whole genome shotgun sequence window:
- the UBXN2A gene encoding UBX domain-containing protein 2A: MKDMDNIKTVKKEWMCKSGTNDQVLNGTEQNCDYFVDNLFEEAQKVGAICMPPTTVKNQVDVIIKLWKNGFTVNDGELRSYTDVANQQFLDSIKKGELPFELRKVFDKEEVDVKVEDKKDKVYLSSKKPMFHPFSGHGYRLGSATPRIISKVRDDHQEPDNKRHLPLVPLNDLEPITNIQIWLADGERIIQKFNVSHRISHVRDFITKYQGSEGSVPFMLTTSLPFQELRDETLTLEEAKLQNAVVVQRLQKTTEPFRLLVIKAPDNDYKTAATPNGQLNNEQKIAIKSTRSN; this comes from the exons ATGAAAGACATGGACAATATCAAAACTGTGAAGAAAGAATG GATGTGTAAATCGGGAACCAATGATCAAGTTTTGAATGGTACAGAACAAAACTGTGACTACTTTGTAGATAACCTTTTTGAAGAAGCTCAGAAGGTTGGTGCTATATGTATGCCCCCAACTACAGTCAAGAACCAG GTTGATGTAATCATTAAACTTTGGAAAAATGGGTTTACAGTAAATGATGGTGAACTTAGAAGCTACACTGATGTTGCAAACCAGCAGTTCTTGGACTCCATTAAAAAAGG ggaGCTGCCTTTTGAGCTACGAAAAGTTTTTGATAAGGAGGAGGTAGATGTGAAAGTGGAAGATAAAAAAGATAAGGTGTATTTGTCATCAAAAAAGCCAATGTTTCATCCCTTTTCTGGACATGGTTACAGATTAGGAAG tgctacTCCAAGGATAATCTCTAAAGTAAGAGATGATCATCAAGAACCTGACAACAAAAGACACTTGCCTTTAGTACCATTAAATGATTTGGAGCCTATCACTAACATCCAGATCTGGTTAGCTGATGGGGAAAGGATAATTCAGAAATTCAATGTTTCTCACAG aataaGCCATGTCAGAGACTTCATAACAAAGTATCAAGGATCAGAGGGAAGTGTTCCCTTCATGCTGACTACTTCGCTGCCATTTCAGGAGCTGCGAGACGAGACACTCACATTAGAGGAAGCAAAATTGCAAAATGCTGTTGTTGTACAGAGACTTCAGAAAACAACTGAACCTTTCAGACTCTTAGTGATAAAAGCACCTGACAATGACTATAAAACTGCTGCTACACCTAATGGACAGCTCAACAATGAGCAAAAAATAGCTATCAAAAGTACAAGATCAAATTAG